TGACAGCGTTCCGTATATTATGGATCTGCAAAGAAAGTTTTATAAGAAGTATATCTCTGCACGGTACAAGCTGATCTTACAGCCAGCCTTTGAGCTGACCGTAGAGTGCAAGCAATAAATGAATGTGCATAATAAGGACGGGTATTCTACTTTGAAAACATTGTAGTGGCAACAAAAGTGCACCGTCTTCATTAGAATGAGCGGCACCTCCCTCTGGAGATAGCCGCTCATCATTTTGTGTATAAAATCAGCCGTATTTTACTCAGCCGCGCTCAGCTGCGCAATTTCCCGATTCACCTTGGCGCGCAGATTCAGCAGATACGCCTCGCCGGCCGGATAGCTCGTAAAGCTCAGCGGCTCAGTCAGGCCCTCCTCCAGCAGCGCCAGCACATGCTCGCGGCTCGACAGGCTTTCCAGCAGCGTCAGCGCCGCCAGATCCTGCAGCGCCTCATGGAAAATCACCAGCCGCTGCGACTCCATGGCCTCCCCGTCTGCACCGGGATAGATCACAAACGCATCTCCACTGGGGAACGCGCCGTCGCCATCCGTCGTCATAAACGGATTCAGATGCCGCAGCGAATACCGGGAATTATAAAAATTCAGTCCCCACTGCAGAAAGCCCTTCACTTCAAAGCGATAGCACTGCAGCCCCAAGATACGCGTGCGATAGCCCGGCATCGCCATAAAACGATTGGAGAGGCCATTCGTTCCTTGGCCGCAGCAATAATACACCCAGAAATCCTCCGGCCGCTTGCCATTTAAAAACGGATCCACCGCCGTAGTCGCCACCACCGGCGTCTCACAGACGCCCTGCTCATAATACGAATAGTCGCTCATCGCATCCATAATCGGAAGTCCGTCCAAAAGCGGCGCCACAAAGCGTTTTAGCTCCAGATACTGCGGCAGATGATCCAGATGCGGCTCATCCGAAATATGAAAATAACAAACATCCCGCAGGCCCATATCCGTCAGATACGCCGTCAGCTGCGGCAAAAAGGCCTTCAGAAACGCCTGATACTCCGCGCACAGCGCCAAATTGTCCCAGCCAAAGATCTGACGGTACTGTCCATCGACAGTAGCCATGATCTTGGGACAGGCCTTCGCGCCCCACTGCGTGAACAGGTGGGAAATTTCAAAATAAACGATACCATGCTGCTGACAGAGACGGATCCAGCGTGTCAGCTTGGTAAAATCAAAGGCATAAGAGCCGTTTGTCAGCGCAACATCCACCAGCTGCAGCGTTGTGCGTTCGCCGCCGACCTGCGTATCCAGCGGCAGGGTAAAGATGGGGGTGAGGATCATATTTTGGCCGCGCTGCGCCGCCAAACGGATATGGTTTTCCATAACTTCCCAGTGCTTTTCACTGAAGACCGGCAGTTGGTAGTAGTCAGCCAGACAATCACCATGGAACCAGCAGGTATATTTTAAGGGAGATTTCGGCAAAACCGCACCGATTACGGAGAGCGTAGTGGTCACGCTGACGCGCAGGTCCGGCTGCGGACAAAGCGGATCGGTGCTGAAAAAGATCAGCTCAATCGGATAATCGCCGGCGGGGGCGCATCCGGGTAGTACCTCGATGAAAAAGCTGTTCCAGCGATTGATCAAAACGCGGTACAGGCCATCCTTAGCCTCATACAGGGGGTCAGGAAAAAGACCGGTTTCATGCGTCAGATAACGGCCGTCGGCATCGGAGAAGAAGGGCAGCATAGACGGAACGTACTGCACCTGTTTAACAGTAACCGGCAGTGCACAGCGCACCTCAACCTGGATGTCGAAGCTGTTGAAGTAGCGGATATTCTCCGGGCGCAGGGCAACCTGAAAGGCAAAGGCCTCATTTTGCAGACAGCTGAATGCGGTCAGCGCAGGCTGCGGGGCTTGATCGGGAAATACCTTTTCCAATGATGATACAATGCGTGTCTCAAAGTTCATATGCATACACTCCTTTTATTTAAAAGATTCCGGTCTCCTTGCGGAGTACCTCTTTTGCATAGCTGGTGAACTGTGGATTGCCGCGCTCAATGCGGTAGCTGGCGTTTACCTGCTCGCCGCTGGTAGCAGCAACGGCAATGATGCTGCTGATGGTGCTGCCGCTTAGCGAGCAGTTCATCTCCTCTGCGCCGCTGGCCAGATCATAGATATGCGTCACCCAGATGCCCTTATAGCCCTGCAGCTTGCAGGCGGTGAGTACCTCGCGGCTCAGGAACAGATTTTCCATCGGCGAGGTACCGGTGATGGGCTCATTGCAAAGCAGCAGGCTGTAAGGTGTTGCCAGATCCAGACCGGCGCGGATGGTCTTGAGCTCTTGGCCAAGCTTGCCGTGCTGCAGCTCGGTGTTTTCTTCATGAGAAAAGACCGTTACAATGCGGTCCACCGGGCTAATCGCAGCCTCCGTCGCGGGCACGGGCCAGCCAAGCTGGAACAGAGCCTGAATGACGCCGACGGTACGTAAAAACGTGGTCTTTCCGCCCTGATTGATGCCGGTCAGCACCAAAATTTCGCCGCCGGGCTGAAACGTGATATCATTAGGGACAGTGCCGCCGTGTTTAAATACAGTCAGCACCGGATTGATCATAGTTTTAGCGGAAAATTCCTTGCTTTCGACCGGAAGAATCCGAGGATAGCATAGGGACGTCTCGGTTTTCTTCATCTGCCGCATATAGCGCAGCGCACCCAGATAGAACAAAAGATCCTGATACAGGTCGTCTAGATCAGCTGTAATGCGCTGCAGCGCCTGCTGGAACTGCTTTTGATTGTTAGAGAGCTGCACGCGGACGAGCTCCTCTGTAGGCGTTTTCATCTCCTTTAGCGATGTAAGCTCCCAGGGTTTTTCCGGCTGCCGCATTTCCTTCAGCGTATGAGAATTGAACGAGGACTTAACGAATTTTTCTTTTTGAATGGCAGTCAGAGCGGCGCCGCAGACATGAAGCTCCGGATCCAGCGTGAAGCGAATGCGGAAGCTGCCGAGCTGCTCAAGACCACTGGCATAGGTCTGCCACTGAGACTCAAAGTCAGCTGTGAAATTGGCGGAGATTTTGCCGTCGATGACGCGCGCCAGCTCCTGCAGGCCGCGGGAACGGATTCCGCCGTTGGCGGAAAGCTTGGCGAGCTCCTGCGACAGAGACAGCATCGTGCTGTGCGCGAGCTGGAGCACCGAAAATTCGCGGATGCTCTCGGCGTAAAATTCATCGGACACGGGCATCTCTTGCAGGGCGTGGATCTGTGACAGGCATTTGCAGACGGCGCTGATGCTTTCCACTAGTGCAGGGCTTTCGGCCAGCTCCTGCAAAACCTCGCGGCGATACAGCAGATCGTCTGCGTCGGTGGTGAAAAACTGTGTCCAGGCCAGCGTGTGGTCGCCATGCTGCCCCTGAAAAATGCGGTTCAGATATTCGCTCAGCATCAGGTCGGTGAGGGCCTGATCGGTGATCTGCAAAGGAGAAGCCTGTTTGTGAGTGTCAGTGGTTGTCAGAAAGCCCATGGGAATCATCTCCTTCGTAGATAGAATTGATGTTGTGCAGCTCGCAGTAGGCGCTGGCCTGTGTGAGCAGATCGCCTGCGGGCAGCATGTCCTGCAGGGTGATGCGGTAGGCGGCGGCCGTCTCTCGCGCGTAGCTGTTGCCGAGCGGCTCGGCGCTGATCAGATGATAGCTGTGCTGCATGCTCTGAGAGGCCTCGTCATATGCCGACTGTGTAATCAGGCTTTCCAGATGCTGACGGTGTGCAGCGGGCAGCTGCGCTTTGAGCAGAAAATAGATATCATACAAATGCGTTACCAGCAGATGGGTGATTCCTTTTTCCAAAAAATGACGGGACAGATCCGCACAGATCGAAACGGCCTCCACAGGATTGGTGCTGGTCATAGGCTCATTGAGGAGCACCAGATCGGAAGCGGCAGCTTCCTTTAAAATAGTGGTTAGCTTTTTAATCTCCACACCCATGCGCGAGGCGGTCATGGAGCTGTCCTCACCAGCCGAGAACAGGGTGAAAATGCTGGTGACCGGCGAGAAGCGCATGGCCGCGGCCGGGACCAAAAAGCCAAGCTGCGCCAGCACATAGCTCTGGCCGATCGTTTTCAGATAGGAAGTCTTGCCGGAATGGTTGGCGCCGGTGATGATCACGGCATTGCCCTTTTGCAGCCGCAGGTCATTGCCCTGAATGCCGCTGCTGTGAAGCACCAGATCCGGATAGACGACGGCCTGCATCTCCAAAGAGGCTCCGGGCAGAGGCTCCGGGCGGCAGAGCAGGTAGCCGCGCTGCTCAAATGCCTCGGCTGAGAGCAGGGCGATCTGGTAGAACTGCAGGGGGCGCACCAGCGCCAAAAGCTCGTCGCTGTGCGTGAAACGGAGGCCGCCCACGAGCTTAGAGGCCTTGTTGATCTCGGATTTCCATTGCTTTTCCAGACCGCGCAGAATGTATTCGTCAAAGTGAGAGCCATATAGAGAACGGTTATATACAAATTCGGGGCCGAGGCCATGGGATGGCTGCGCGGCATCGGTATGGCACAAAAGGGCGTTTAACTCCTCGGCATCATTTTCGAGGGAAAGGATTCCCAATTCGCTTGGATAGCCGTCTTCGCGCAGGTTAATGCCCAGATGAAGATAGCGTGGCAGGCACAGCAGCTCCTCTAGCTCTTTGATGGCGCTTTGACAGTGCGCATAGAAGGGCTCTTCTGTGAGCCGGGTGAAAAATTGCTGCAAAGCCTGAATACGCTCAGATTCATAAGGGTGGGGCGGAGTATCTAAAAGCTGTGACCATTCCTGCAGGCAGGCCGTATAGGCCGAGGCGAGGCGCCAGCGGTACAGGACCTCCTGCAGCTTGCCGGCGGCCAGATTGAGCTTTTCCTGTTCGCGCTGTATAGAGAGAATCGCATCAATCGCATGCTGGAGGCGGGCCGCATCCGTGACCTGCTTCAGATCCATAAGCACGGCCAGGCGCTCCTTGATCTCGCCTGCGTCGCTGCTGAAATAGCGGCGCATAAAGTGGTCAGCATCGCCCGGGGTCATGCGGGGATCGATGCGGCAGAGTATTTTAGACATATCCAGATCGGAAAGGGCCTGGCTGAGTGCAGTTCCCTGTCCGGTTTCTTGTATTAGCGTAACGCTCAAAATATTTCTCCTTGCGGTATATAGTATAGTTTTGCGTATATCTGTATTGTATCATTGGCGGCCCTGTTTGACAAGAAAAGAAAATGGGAGCCGGCGGTTTGACAATAAAAAGAAGAAGGGGGCTGCTAATGCTCAGCAGCCTCCTCTTTCATGTGGATTTTACACTTTTAACATGAATGTTTCTTTCTCGGCTATCGCCTTTTCTAGTTTTAGCCTTAGCTCTACCAGCCATTCAGGCTCATCCGCAAATTTTTCAGCGACACATCGGATGAGGCGTGCATAGCCGTATAGATTGATGAAACGCTTTAGAATAGGGCGAGACAAAATCATTTCCTGCGTATAACAATGCTCTTTTGTATAGCCTTTGATAAATTCATTTTCGGCCCGCTGAAGTGCCTCGCCTTCTAATTCCTCTTCCAGCGAATCAAAAACCTGCTCTATGTCTAAAGCATACCAGTGATACATGCCGTCCTCAAAATCAATGACAGTGCAGCTGTTGCTTTCCTTATTGTAGAAAACATTATCTGGCTCAAAGTCGTAATGGACTAATCCATACGTATCATGATGGACCGGCAGCTGGCAGAGAGCATTTTTAAGCGCCGATAGTTCGGCAATAGCATACTCTGGCGCGTTATATTCTGCAAATACAGAAGTGATCCAATTTAAGGCATCGGTATGCGACCACTTTTTGGTTCTAGGAATAAATGCAGAAGATAGAGAATGCAGTTTTCCTAAGGATTTTCCGTATACAAACATAACTTCATCGGATAAATCTGTATCTTCCACGGGAATGCCGCTGACCTTATGAAAGGCAGAGGCGTAATACTTTCCCCACTGTGTGTTCAATATCATACATATTTCGCCGGTTTTGGATTTGATCGGCGTTAGCGCCGGGTAACCAGAGGCAAGGAGGTATTCGATAAACTCTATCTCTCCAAAAATGTTTTTTTCCAGCTTTTCATCAAAAGGAGAAAGCCGCAGGAAGCAGGTTTTGCCATCCTGACAGAATGGGTAAATGGCATTGGAGGAAATGCGAAATTGCGAAAGCATCTGGTCGAGAGTGTCTGGATCATGCTCCCAGTTGCTTAGCGCTTCTTTGGCTAACTCATAGTTTTCAAATAGATATTTTAATTTTAACATGCTGTTTATCCCTTCAAAATAAAATTGCACTCCTGAAAAACAGAAGTGCAAGAATTTATTACCGCTGATGATAAACATGGAGTGCTTTATTATATGGCTATCCAGTGAGTAATATAACTTCGGTTTTTCTGATAAAAATATGCTGACATACTATTACTCACCTGCCTTTCGATTATGTAAATATCCTATCATTAAAAGCAGCAGCTGTCAATGTTTATTCCCTATTTAGATTGCGGCGTTTTTTATTTGTCGGAGATTGGCTTTTCTCAGAAAATGAGCTATACTGATAAAAGATTACATAGAGCAGGAAATCTGCCGGAACGGAGAGGAAAAATGAAGAAAAAAAGAAGAGCTAGGTTTTGTTTGCTGTTGACGGCGATGCTGCTGGCGCTGAGCGCGTGCCAGAGCGTGCGTGAGAAAATGCCGGAGAAGAACAGCGTACGGATCTATGATGTGCTGCCGCAGGATCGCGATAAGGCTGCAGGGGCCGAAATTCTGGAGCAAACGCAGGCAAAGGCCGCTAAAACGCACGGAGAGGAGAGGGACCGGCTTTTGGAGACAGCGCGGCAGCTGGAATCGCTGCCCTTTGAAAAGCATGAGTTTCGAGTGAATCTATTTACAGGCGTAGCAGGGGCCGGCGATCAGAAGGAAGCGCCCTATGCAGGCCAGATTGCTGCAATCGAAGAGGCAAGCGGGATAGAGATTGAATATATCATTCTAAATAGCTGGGAGGAGCTGAGGGAGGAGCTGCGAAAAAGTCAGGGAGATGGGGTCACAAAGCTGGTGATTTTTGATAATTCCTATGATAAAAGCTTGCTTAAAGAAGCATCCTCGGGAGGATACGCTGATTTGGAAAGGGAACTAGAGGAAGCGGGCTTTTATGAAGAAGAGCTCTATGAGCAGACGGTTTTAAATGCCGGACGGATTGATGGCCGGCAGGTGCTGATACCGCTGCTGTATACGGTTTCGGGGATGGTCAGAGGGGAAATCCTGAGACAGGATCTTCAGACGGGAGAGCTGATAGAGCCGGACGAGATCGAGACAGAACCGATTAGTTTTCCGATGTTTCTTTCTATGATGACGGGCGCGATGCAAAAAGAGCGGACAGAGCGCGGAGAGATTCCCTTTTTATCAGCCGGCTTTCTGGAAGAGGCAGGGCCGGATCTGTTTCTCTGCGCTGCGGGTGCCGACTGGGGCGACTACCGAAATCAGGAGACGCTGTTTGAAACGCTGTATGAATATTTGCAGACTTATCGCAAGACACAGCGGGAGCCAAGAAAAGATGCTATATCGATGCAGGAGCTCTGGGCATATTATTTGAATGAAATGCGGTATAGCAAGATGGAGCCCTCGGAGCTGCCCCAAAAGGTGATCGAGGATCTGCAGCTGGATATAAAAGGCATGGCAATGAATATGCATATAGCGAAGGAGCTGCTTGAAAGGACAGATTACTTTGTAGATTGTGCAGGTGCAGAGGAGATTGCGTATCATAGCGTGATAGGACTTTTGGCCTGCAGAAATTATTATGAAGCGGGTCTCTATACCTCATCGCCGGAGAGCATCGCAGATACACTGGTGGCAAGCGGAAAGATGGGCTATTGGCCAATCGGGACGATGCAGTCGCCGGATGAATATGCAGCTCAGCCGATCAATTATGCCGCGGTTGTGGAAGGCGGAGATGAGAAGCTGGCAGTGCAGGTGATACAGGCCATGACCCAGCAGCTGGTTCTGCCTGAGTTTGGGTTTTCGATCCGCAAAGAGGTGCAGCGCGAGCAGCTGCGGGTGTGGAGCGAACGGGCAGAGCGGTACGAAATCCGTGCATATGAGCTTCCGTTTAATGGAAAGGCATATAAGGAGGGCAGTACGGCAGGATATTGGGCTTCTTATATGAGTGGTTCGGAGCAGCTCGATCATAAGACGAAGTATGCAGAGCAAATCCAGCAGCAGCTGGATCATGTGGTCTTTGCACAGATCGCCGACCGCGAGATTTTGAAAATCTGGCGGGATACGCTGACAGAAGCGGCAGAGTCGGGGCTTA
This genomic interval from Lachnospiraceae bacterium contains the following:
- a CDS encoding DUF4091 domain-containing protein; the protein is MNFETRIVSSLEKVFPDQAPQPALTAFSCLQNEAFAFQVALRPENIRYFNSFDIQVEVRCALPVTVKQVQYVPSMLPFFSDADGRYLTHETGLFPDPLYEAKDGLYRVLINRWNSFFIEVLPGCAPAGDYPIELIFFSTDPLCPQPDLRVSVTTTLSVIGAVLPKSPLKYTCWFHGDCLADYYQLPVFSEKHWEVMENHIRLAAQRGQNMILTPIFTLPLDTQVGGERTTLQLVDVALTNGSYAFDFTKLTRWIRLCQQHGIVYFEISHLFTQWGAKACPKIMATVDGQYRQIFGWDNLALCAEYQAFLKAFLPQLTAYLTDMGLRDVCYFHISDEPHLDHLPQYLELKRFVAPLLDGLPIMDAMSDYSYYEQGVCETPVVATTAVDPFLNGKRPEDFWVYYCCGQGTNGLSNRFMAMPGYRTRILGLQCYRFEVKGFLQWGLNFYNSRYSLRHLNPFMTTDGDGAFPSGDAFVIYPGADGEAMESQRLVIFHEALQDLAALTLLESLSSREHVLALLEEGLTEPLSFTSYPAGEAYLLNLRAKVNREIAQLSAAE
- a CDS encoding phosphotransferase — its product is MFIISGNKFLHFCFSGVQFYFEGINSMLKLKYLFENYELAKEALSNWEHDPDTLDQMLSQFRISSNAIYPFCQDGKTCFLRLSPFDEKLEKNIFGEIEFIEYLLASGYPALTPIKSKTGEICMILNTQWGKYYASAFHKVSGIPVEDTDLSDEVMFVYGKSLGKLHSLSSAFIPRTKKWSHTDALNWITSVFAEYNAPEYAIAELSALKNALCQLPVHHDTYGLVHYDFEPDNVFYNKESNSCTVIDFEDGMYHWYALDIEQVFDSLEEELEGEALQRAENEFIKGYTKEHCYTQEMILSRPILKRFINLYGYARLIRCVAEKFADEPEWLVELRLKLEKAIAEKETFMLKV